Proteins encoded within one genomic window of Acipenser ruthenus chromosome 32, fAciRut3.2 maternal haplotype, whole genome shotgun sequence:
- the LOC131703272 gene encoding signal-regulatory protein beta-1-like, producing the protein MLHIFITVTLCLKVYRGEGALLHQTPAHQFAAAGDLVETFCSSSACVVDTDLLRWFMKKDSEVIALNTSCKAGPGCRVTTRRASNGDCGLTIRGVQPVDSGVYYCAEYSSNALEFSSGSLLIVRDNSTQNTTVTVMGPSVSGSALDSKGTLTFVCLVRGLSSPALRVQWFFSGHLAEGGAPSSWIEGQKGGDGESYSATSWLAVPAETWRSGTVCACAAQLNSNTVIHSRDISYPEYKQCLVHYSVLGGCGIVLVCVLIGSLTWARSWSKEGQTNSYSANERDDVTQTAVRYKHQTAGRNTKKPGSGARQHSGAKLRAEREDVQYASLEFDRQGRR; encoded by the exons ATGCTGCACATTTTTATCACGGTCACGTTGTGTTTGAAag TTTATCGAGGAGAAGGTGCTTTGTTGCACCAGACACCGGCTCACCAGTTTGCTGCGGCTGGAGACCTCGTGGAGACTTTCTGTTCCTCCAGCGCGTGCGTCGTAGACACGGATCTGCTGCGCTGGTTCATGAAGAAGGACAGCGAGGTGATCGCTCTGAACACGAGCTGCAAGGCAGGTCCTGGGTGCAGGGTCACTACGAGACGAGCGAGCAATGGGGACTGCGGGCTGACCATCCGGGGCGTGCAGCCCGTCGACTCCGGGGTATATTACTGCGCTGAATACAGTTCTAACGCCCTGGAGTTTTCCAGTGGATCTTTACTCATCGTCAGAG ACAATTCCACACAAAATACTACAGTAACGGTCATGGGCCCCTCTGTCTCCGGCAGCGCGCTCGATTCCAAGGGGACTCTGACATTTGTGTGTCTGGTCCGGGGTCTCTCCTCGCCCGCGCTCCGGGTCCAGTGGTTCTTCTCCGGTCACCTGGCAGAGGGAGGCGCTCCAAGCTCCTGGATCGAAGGGCAGAAAGGCGGAGACGGAGAGAGCTACAGCGCCACGAGCTGGCTGGCAGTCCCGGCGGAGACGTGGCGGAGCGGCACGGTGTGCGCCTGTGCAGCGCAACTGAACTCCAACACCGTCATCCACAGCAGGGATATTTCATACCCAGAATACA agcAATGCCTGGTTCACTACAGTGTCCTGGGAGGCTGTGGTATTGTGCTGGTCTGTGTCCTCATCGGCAGTCTTACCTGGGCTCGTTCCTGGAGCAAGGAAG GTCAAACAAATTCATATTCGGCTAATGAACG AGATGACGTCACACAGACAGCTGTGAGGTATAAACACCAGACTGCAG GCAGGAACACTAAGAAGCCAGGCTCTGGTGCAAGACAGCACAGCGGTGCGAAGCTGAGAGCG GAGAGAGAGGATGTGCAGTATGCCAGTCTGGAGTTCGACCGGCAAGGACGACGGTGA
- the LOC131703152 gene encoding immunoglobulin alpha-2 heavy chain-like isoform X1, translating to MELLTAVLLAFAMHRGECSPVVSPPRHTARPGESVRMQCSIGTALVESSLISWYRERPCGVLEPVTQFIRQVLTNGRYTGEIHNENGSFFLTIGNVQRNDSGLYFCIVRASGTFIPGRSSRLVVTDPQITPSVQLFSPGPSEDEMGWTEPVLVVCLVRDASPLWGPVFWTIPGVSAEPTPRLEEVLTEPDSAYTVTSHITVSVEQWESGGVACEVHNNVTGEVYTSGNGTHGNSIFGEGGTNCLHVLYYGLPGVCILCLIVVTSACFCRKRLRTEQRSREAELTAHHSGTPQRKTKEDATEYASLNLIRTR from the exons ATGGAGCTCTTAACAGCCGTGCTGTTGGCCTTCGCTATGCACC GTGGAGAATGCAGTCCGGTTGTCAGCCCGCCGCGCCACACCGCCAGACCCGGAGAAAGCGTCAGGATGCAGTGCAGTATTGGCACCGCGCTTGTCGAGTCCTCTCTGATCAGCTGGTACCGAGAGCGGCCGTGCGGAGTCCTGGAGCCCGTAACCCAGTTTATCAGACAAGTTCTTACAAATGGGCGCTATACTGGTGAAATACATAACGAAAACGGGAGCTTTTTCCTAACGATTGGAAATGTTCAAAGGAACGATTCGGGATTGTATTTCTGCATCGTCAGAGCTTCGGGCACATTCATCCCCGGCAGGAGCTCCAGGCTGGTTGTAACGG ACCCGCAGATAACCCCGAGTGTCCAGCTATTCTCCCCGGGCCCGTCTGAAGACGAGATGGGCTGGACTGAGCCGGTTCTGGTTGTGTGTTTAGTGAGAGACGCCTCCCCACTCTGGGGCCCAGTCTTCTGGACAATCCCTGGGGTCTCCGCTGAACCCACGCCGCGGCTCGAAGAGGTGCTGACAGAACCTGACAGTGCTTACACCGTAACGAGCCACATCACAGTCAGCGTGGAGCAATGGGAGAGCGGGGGAGTGGCGTGTGAGGTTCACAATAACGTTACCGGAGAGGTTTATACATCCGGGAATGGCACACATGGGAATTCCATTTTTGGAGAAGGGGGTACAA ACTGTCTGCATGTTCTATATTACGGATTGCCTGGAGTGTGCATTTTGTGCTTGATAGTGGTGACCAGTGCATGTTTTTGTAGGAAAAGACTGAGAACAG AGCAAAGAAGCAGGGAAGCGGAACTCACTGCACACCACAGCGGCACACCACAGAGGAAAACAAAAGAGGACGCG aCTGAATATGCATCACTGAATCTCATCAGAACAAGATGA
- the LOC131703152 gene encoding immunoglobulin alpha-2 heavy chain-like isoform X2, which produces MELLTAVLLAFAMHRGECSPVVSPPRHTARPGESVRMQCSIGTALVESSLISWYRERPCGVLEPVTQFIRQVLTNGRYTGEIHNENGSFFLTIGNVQRNDSGLYFCIVRASGTFIPGRSSRLVVTDPQITPSVQLFSPGPSEDEMGWTEPVLVVCLVRDASPLWGPVFWTIPGVSAEPTPRLEEVLTEPDSAYTVTSHITVSVEQWESGGVACEVHNNVTGEVYTSGNGTHGNSIFGEGGTKQRSREAELTAHHSGTPQRKTKEDATEYASLNLIRTR; this is translated from the exons ATGGAGCTCTTAACAGCCGTGCTGTTGGCCTTCGCTATGCACC GTGGAGAATGCAGTCCGGTTGTCAGCCCGCCGCGCCACACCGCCAGACCCGGAGAAAGCGTCAGGATGCAGTGCAGTATTGGCACCGCGCTTGTCGAGTCCTCTCTGATCAGCTGGTACCGAGAGCGGCCGTGCGGAGTCCTGGAGCCCGTAACCCAGTTTATCAGACAAGTTCTTACAAATGGGCGCTATACTGGTGAAATACATAACGAAAACGGGAGCTTTTTCCTAACGATTGGAAATGTTCAAAGGAACGATTCGGGATTGTATTTCTGCATCGTCAGAGCTTCGGGCACATTCATCCCCGGCAGGAGCTCCAGGCTGGTTGTAACGG ACCCGCAGATAACCCCGAGTGTCCAGCTATTCTCCCCGGGCCCGTCTGAAGACGAGATGGGCTGGACTGAGCCGGTTCTGGTTGTGTGTTTAGTGAGAGACGCCTCCCCACTCTGGGGCCCAGTCTTCTGGACAATCCCTGGGGTCTCCGCTGAACCCACGCCGCGGCTCGAAGAGGTGCTGACAGAACCTGACAGTGCTTACACCGTAACGAGCCACATCACAGTCAGCGTGGAGCAATGGGAGAGCGGGGGAGTGGCGTGTGAGGTTCACAATAACGTTACCGGAGAGGTTTATACATCCGGGAATGGCACACATGGGAATTCCATTTTTGGAGAAGGGGGTACAA AGCAAAGAAGCAGGGAAGCGGAACTCACTGCACACCACAGCGGCACACCACAGAGGAAAACAAAAGAGGACGCG aCTGAATATGCATCACTGAATCTCATCAGAACAAGATGA